From Candoia aspera isolate rCanAsp1 chromosome 4, rCanAsp1.hap2, whole genome shotgun sequence, a single genomic window includes:
- the AREG gene encoding amphiregulin, producing the protein MRAPLFLLLLPLLRSPVYQHAAGSELNVTKDEQNMPIVKTFNTSSTDLLSAGVEYEEAEEDNVKDGRASRFLVSDAGREKSPIKNPAKLDGGKKNPNKSKRKGNEKKTKKKDKTPCEGKYKGFCVHGECRYIEQFPTPVCRCHPDYFGERCVEQFLKTRKTNDEPSLSKTALVVVSIFFSVVIFALIVIVITEQVRKKCTNYEEIEERENLQQQNGIPSNNV; encoded by the exons ATGCGCGCCccgctctttctcctcctcctcccgctgcTCCGGAGTCCAG TCTACCAACATGCTGCTGGATCAGAGCTAAATGTGACAAAAGATGAGCAAAACATGCCCATTGTGAAGACGTTCAACACATCGTCCACTGATCTGTTGTCAGCAGGCGTTGAGTATGAAGAGGCAGAAGAAGACAACGTGAAGGACGGGAGAGCATCTCGGTTCCTTGTGAGTGATGCAGGAAGAG agaAATCACCCATTAAGAATCCAGCAAAATTAGATGGTGGAAAAAAGAACCCTAACAAatccaaaagaaaaggaaatgagaagaaaactaaaaagaaagataaaactcCATGTGAAGGAAAATATAAAGGTTTCTGTGTTCATGGTGAATGCAGATATATTGAACAGTTCCCAACACCTGTGTGCAG ATGCCACCCAGATTACTTTGGTGAACGTTGCGTGGAACAGTTTTTGAAGACGCGAAAGACCAATGATGAACCGAGCCTCTCAAAAACAGCACTTGTGGTGGTATCGATTTTCTTCTCAGTCGTCATTTTTGCTCTCATTGTCATTGTCATCACTGAACA ggtaagaaaaaaatgcactaaCTATGAGGAAATAGAGGAAAGGGAAAATCTCCAACAACAAAATGGAATTCCCAGCAATAATGTCTAA